Below is a genomic region from Pseudomonas sp. JQ170C.
TTACTACCTGCAAGTGCCGCTGACCGACCATGTCGATGACTGGTCCGACGAGCGCTTCTGGGATGAGCTCAAGGCGCGTCTGCCCGAGGACGTCGGTGAGCGTCTGGTGACCGGGCCGTCGCTGGAAAAGAGCATCGCGCCGCTGCGCAGTTACGTGGTCGAGCCGATGCAGTACGGCAAGCTGTTCCTGGTGGGCGATGCCGCGCACATTGTTCCGCCGACCGGTGCCAAGGGCCTGAACCTGGCGGCCTCCGACGTGTGCTATCTGTACCGGATCCTGGTCAAGGTGTATGGCCAGGGGCGCACCGACCTGCTCGACAAATACTCGGAACTGGCCCTGCGCCGGGTATGGAAGGGCGAGCGCTTCAGCTGGTTCATGACCAATCTGCTGCATGACTTTGGCGAGCACAAGGACGCCTGGGACCACAAGATGCAGCAGGCCGACCGCGAGTACTTCTTCAACTCCCACGCCGGCCTGGTCAACATTGCCGAGAACTACGTGGGCCTGCCCTACGAAGACATCGAGTAAGCGAAGGAGGGTGGATCATGGGCGTATTCGACTGGAAACACTGGGCGGTGCTGTTGGTAGTGGTGTTGCTGGTGTTCGGCAGCAAACGCTTGAAAACCCTGGGTGCTGACCTGGGCGAGTCGATCAAGGGCTTTCGCCGTTCGGTGAACAGCGATGAGGAGGCGACGCCGCCGGTGGCGGTGGAGCGCCAGCCTCGCCAGGACTAGCGCTATGGGTGACGGTGCCCGCCGATCAGGCGCGGGCGCCCGCCGCCAGCAGTATCTTCTCGATCGCCGTGTAGCCGCGCTGGCGCGCATGGGCCAGCGGGGTCACGCCATCCTTGTCGGCGATGTTCACGTCGGCCCCGGCCTTGACCAGCAGCGCGACGATCTCGACATGCCGGGCGCCACCATCGCTGAGCACGATGGCCTCCATGAGCGCCGTCCAGTGCAGGCGGTTGATGTGGTTCACATCCACCCCGGCCTCGATCAGCGTACGCACCGTTTCGACATGCCCCCGCTCGGCGGCCGGTATCAGTGCCGTGCCGCCATAGCGGTTGGTGCTCTTGAGGTCGGCACCGTGGTTCAGGGTCAGTTGCAGGATCTGGTTGAGGCCGCGGGCACCGGCGTACAGGTACGGGCTGTCGTCGATGGAGTCCTTGGCGTTGACGTCGGCGCCGGCTTCGATCAGCACGGTTGCCGCCTCGATCCGGTTGCCGTGGGTGGCCAGCAGCAGCGGGGTACGGCCCTGTTTGTCGCGGGCCTCGATGCTGGCGCCCTGGTCGAGAAGGGTTTTTACCTGTGCAGCATTGCCACGCTCGGCAGCTTCGCGCAGCTGGCTTTCGAGCACGCCACCTTCGGCGTTGGCCGTGAGCGAGGCGAGCATGGCAAACAGACAGGCGAAGAAAACGTTGAAGTGTTCCAGGCGCATTCGGCGGTCTCCGTGAGTTGTTCTGTGAATGGGCGCATGATAGAAATCGAGTCACCCATTTAGAAGCTAAATATTCATATGAATATCAGTGTAAAACCGAATAGGTCCTTGTTCGACCTGGACTTGTTGCGCGCCATTGTCGTGGTGGCCGACTGCGGCAGCTTCACCACGGCCGCGGCGCGGCTGCATTCCACTCAATCGACGGTGAGCCAGAAGGTCCGGCGCCTGGAAGACATGGTCGGCCACCGCTTGCTGGTGCGTGGCAACCGGGACGTGTTGCCCACCGATGCCGGGCAGACGCTACTGGGTTATGCCCGGCATATGCTCGCCCTGAACGACCAGATGCTTGAGGCGCTGGCGGGCGCCACGGTCGGGGTGACGGTGCGGTTGGGGGTGCCCGAGGACTTTGTCGGCGGACGCACCACCAATGCCTTGTCGGCGTTCAACCGCAAGTACCAGCAGGTCAAGCTGGAAGTCACCAGTGGCCTGTGCCGCGACCTGAGCCAGAGCTACGACAACGGCGAACTTGACCTGGTGCTGCTCAAACAGCGGCGCAACAGTCGTGAAGGCGTGGCTTGCTGGCCGGAAGAACTGCAGTGGATCGACAGCGCCAGCACGCCCTCCATCGACCTGGACCCGATCCCGCTGGTGACCTTCCCGCCGCGCGGCCTGTACCGCGACGACATGATCAACGCCATCGAAAGCATGGGCCGGCGCTGGCGCATCAGCTTCACCAGCTCGAGCCTGAGCGGTATCCAGGCGGCGGTGGCCGACGGCATGGGCATCAGCCTGCTGCCCCCGCGTGCGGCCACGCGCGAGCATGTGGTGTTGGGGCAACAGAACGGGCTGCCGGAGATCGACAGTTATGAAATCGTCATCGTCCATCGGCCCACGGCCGATCCGATGGTCAAGGAGCTGGCGGGGGTGTTGGCGGGTTTGCTTGAGGCGCATGAGGTCTGATAACGCCGTGCCCGGTGTGTTCTAGTCACGCACCCCCTGACGCTCCGCCACTGCCCGCAAGGTGCGCAACGACACCATCGGCGCGTCGATCACGAACTGGTTGGCCAGCCATGACGGGATGTCGCCGGCAGGTTCAGCCTCCAGTTGGTACGTCACTTCCGTCAATTGCTCGCCCTTGGGCACCAGGGCCCACAGGCCCTTGAGCTGAGTGACGCGGATCAGCCCCGGCACCTGCTCGGCCTTGTCGGCCTCGGCACTGAGGCGGCGGATCATCCCGCCATCGTCGGTGCGCTCGGTCTGTACCCGGATCACCATGTCCCGCGGGCTGGCCGGCCAGGGCAGGTCAGTGGTCAGGTACACCCAGGTACTGTCGCCCTCGACCTCCAGCAGGCGCATCGAGGCGCAGCCGTAGAGCCATTTGCACGCCACTCGCAGGTTCTCTTGCAGATCGCTCAGGGTCAGCACGCTGGCCTTGATCAGCGCCACACCGCGAAAACGCTGGTAGTGGGAGCCTGCAACGTCATCCAGATACACCTGGATGCCGTCTTCGTCCTTGGCCAGGTGCCAGGAGTCGGCGTGGGGACTGCTGCAGAGCAGCAGGACCAGCAGGGCGGTGCACAGGGGGATGGGTTTCATGGAGCAAGCATAGGCCAGCCCCGCAAACCCTGGTAGGAGCGGGCTTGCCCCGCGATTGCGGTTGCCTGGCAGATTGCAATCGCGGGGCAAGCCCGCTCCTGCAACACCCACAAAAAAGCCCGCCAATAACGGCGGGCTTTTTGTACATCGAGCCTGGACTTAACGCTGTGGGTTCAGCACCAGGTTCATGTGACGGTTCACATCTTTGTACAGCAGGTAGCGGAACGGGCCTGGGCCGCCGGAGTAGCAGGCTTGCGGGCAGAAGGCGCGCAGCCACATGAAGTCACCGGCTTCGACTTCGACCCAGTCCTGGTTCAAGCGGTATACCGCTTTGCCTTCCAGTACGTACAGGCCGTGTTCCATGACGTGGGTTTCAGCGAACGGAATCACGCCGCCTGGCTGGAAGGTCACGATGTTGACGTGCATGTCGTGGCGCATGTCGGCCATGTCGACGAAGCGAGTGGTGACCCACGCGCCGTCGGTGCCCGGCATCGGGATTGGCTCGATGTCTTTTTCGTTGGTAACGAACGCTTCCGGCAGGGCCAGGCCTTCAACCACTTGGTAGTGCTTGCGGATCCAGTGGAAGGTGACGTTCTTGCCGCTGGTGTTGCGCAGGCTCCAGTCGGCCGCCGGCGGAATGAAGGCGTAGCCGCCTTCCTTCAGGGTGTACGGCTTGCCTTGCAGGGTGATGTCGACTTCGCCTTCGACGACGAACAGCACCGCTTCGGCATTCTTGTCCAGCTCAGGACGCTCGCTGCCGCCTTCTGGCGCCAGCTCGACGATGTACTGCGAAAAGGTTTCCGAGAAGCCGGTCAGCGGACGGGCGATGACCCACATACGCATCTTGTCCCAGAACGGCAGGTGGCTGGTGACGATGTCACGCATCACGCCCTTGGGGATCACGGCATAGGCTTCGGTGAACATGGCACGGTCTGTCAGCAGCTCGGTCTGAGCCGGGTGCCCACCGTGAGGGGCGTAGTAAGAGGATTTCGACATGGACAGTCTCGACTTGTTGTTGTGTCCCCGTGCCTGGCAGCGCCGGCCGGCGCTGCGTGGGGATGCATTGACACGATATAGACAAGCTCCTGCTATCCACAAATTAAATGTTGAAATACCCGGTATTTGATTCCTGAATGCCGATCCTGTGTATCCGCGTCACTTGGGTTGTTGCAGTCGCCAGACCGCCAGCGCCGCTGAAAACAAGGCGGTGGTCAGCAGCATGATCAAGGCAACGTAGTAGCGCTCCAAGGTGCTGATGACCTTCAAACGGGAGTCTTCAGTCCACAGAATCCCCATGGCATTGACGTCATCGGGCCCGCCCAGTTGATTGACTGCCTCGGCCAGGGCCATGCCCTTGACGCGCTCGCGACCCTTTTCATGCAACTCACCGCGAATGTGCAAGCTCTGGCCGCTGTGGGCCTGGGAGGAGGGTGGGTAGCGGTAGATATAGGTGCGGCTGAAGTCGCGGTAGGGAAAGTAGACGAGCACCGCCAGCAGAAACAGCAGGCAAGTGAAAACGGCAAGGGTACGGGTTTGAACGGCGGTGAGCTTGCGGCGAATCAGCAGGCTCAGGACCAGCAACACGATGACGGTACCCAGGGAGGCAAACCCCACGGTCTGCTGGCTGTTGTCGATGGGCGGGACCAGTTCGGTCAGCAGCGAATTGAACAAGCCGAAAACCACCCCCACAGCGGCAACCGCCGAGGTCACGATGCCCATGGGACCGGCAAAAAAATCTTTGACGCTGGCCATGACGGTACCTCTGCTCAGGCGCGATGCGGCCTAGGGTTTGACCAGGTCGTCGGGCATGTTGAAGACCAGATCCAGGGTAGGCTGCAGCATGTTCGGATCATGGATGGTGCGGTACTTCTTCAGTTGCTTGTGTTTGATCAGTTCGGCCATTTGCGCGTGCTGGAACTTTTCACCGACCCACACACGGGCGTCGAATATGGCCACGTTCTGCACACTGGGCGATGTCTCATCGATGAAGCTGAAGCGGTTGAGGTAGGTCAGGATGTCGGCATCCGAAAACAGCTGCGGGTCATCCACGATGCCGGCCGGCAGCACATAGACCTGCAACCCCTTCACGTCTTGCGTGGTTCCCTGTTGCACCACGCTGACCTTAACCCTCCGCAGCGGCATGGGGGTCTGGCCCGAGAGCATGCGTGCCGTCATCGTCTTGGTAGGGGCGGCCGCCTCTTGGGCCGAGGTGATGTCCCAGGCACTGATTGTGCCGACCTCGGCGGCTTTTTCGTTGAGCTGCGCCGCCCACCGACTGGCGTACTCGATCTGGTACTGGGCGACGGCAAGATCGGCCGAGCTCATGGTATCGGCCTTTGCCTGAAGGACTTGCGCGGCTTCGTCGATGTCCGAGACGACCTTCTTGTGGACGTTCCAGTCCGCGCCGTTTTCATAGACGTTGGGTGACAGCTCGTAGGCCGCCTTGCGGGTGCTGGCGACTTCGGCCACTTGCTCGCGCACCGCCCATTTGCCCACGACGGGGCTGTCGAACGTCATGCCCAGGCCCTTGATGTCGGTCTTGTCCGCCGGGTCTTTGATGGTGGGGGTGTACAAATCAATTTTGGTCCCGGCCGGTATCTGGCCGCTGGAAAAGTCCTTGTCCGGGTTCATGCGCTTGAGCATGTCGAGGGTCGTGGGGTCATCGGACAGGCCGTTGTAGCGCAGGACGTCACTGACGCTTGCAGGCTCTTTCAGCACTTGTGTGTGAAGCTTGATATTGATGTTGGCGGGCGCTTTGATCAGTTGCCCCGTGGGACTCTTGATCAGCAACTCGGTGGCGGGCTTTTGCTGCAGCTGCAATTGCACAGCGGCGGGTGCGGTGGGAGCACCCCCCTGTGCCCACGCCGAGGTGAGCACAGGCAGGGTCAGAATAACGGCCAGGACGCGCATGTTGAGCCTCCGCCAGTGTTCCTCTGCACAGCTAATGTTGAAGCGTAGCCAGCTTATCAATGCAGTCAATGGGGGCGTCCAGCGGCGTGGCAGCCCCAGGCGCCGTTGGCTATCGTCATGAGATTGGCACCACGCCTTTGAGCACCGAGCCATGGACGATGACCGGCCCTTGCCGGACTGCATTGTCAACTTTCCTGCAGACGATGGGAAAAACGCGAAGCTGCAGCAGCCCAGGGACTTCAAGTTGAGCGAGTACTGTTGATTTTCTCCGAACGCGCGAGAGGTGAACGTATGTCGTACAAAGAAGATTTCTCCAATCCCGAAGGCTGGACTGCAGTAGACCTGAGCTCCCGGCTCAACACCACGGCAGGCAAGGCCTTCCTGGCGTTCTTGCGCAGCAGGGGTGCCGACACGGTTATCCGCTACTACGCAAGTTCCGCAAGGCCAAAAACCATCACCGCCGCTGAAGCGAAGTTCCTGTCCAAAGAAGGTTTTGCAATCTTGCCGGTGTATCAGGACAGCAGCCGCGACATCAGCCATTTCTCTACCCAGCAAGGCGTCGACAATGCCAAGAGCGCCATGGATTTTGCCAAGCTGGTCGGTCAACCCAAGGGCAAGGGCAGCACCATTCTTTTTGCGGTGGACGCCGACTACAGTTCCCGGCAGATCGACGGGCCGATACTGGACTACTTCAGGGCGGTCAAGAACGAGATCGGCAATGCCTTCGCCATTGGTGCCTACGGCAGCGGTGCGGTCCTCTCCAAGTTACTGGCCGAAGGCTTGATCAGCGTGCCCTGGATCTCGATGTCGCGGGCGTTCCTGGGGACCGAGCAGTTTTTCTATTCCAGCCGTTGGGCGATGCGCCAGGTGCCGCCCGATGTCAGCCATGAACCCTCTGGCGTCAATTACGACCGCAACGTGGTGCGGGTGTCCGCCAAGGACCTGGGTGCCTTTGTCGTCGATGAGAGCGGTAACGGCCGGCTGGCCTGGGACGAAGACCTCGATGCCACGCTGGGTGGGCGACCGCTGGTGCCGGTCGCTGAACCGTTGTCGGGTACTGACCGGTTCGTCACCACCGAAGGCTTGCGCCTGCGGCAGACGCCCAACGGCATTATCGTCCGTGACTTGACCCTGGGTGAGCGGGTGGTCGACCAGGGCGCCTCGACCGAAGCCGGTTGGCGCAAGGTCAGTGTCGGCGCCGAGCAGGGTGTGGTGTTTGGCAAGTACCTGCGAGCCCCCGTACGCCCGGAAGTCGAAGCGCTGTTGCGGGCAGCGCTGGATGAGTGGCTGCGTTTCGACAAGGGACGCGCCGATGAACGAACCGATCCTTACTACAAGTATGTTCGGGACATGTGGGCTGCAATCGGTGAGCCCTATGACGGTCGCAGTCGTTACGCCAATGGGACGGAGGTGCCCTGGTCGGCGGCGTTCATTTCCTGGGTGGTGCGCCAGGCGGGCCCGGCCTATGCGAATTTCAGCTTTGCCTCGGGGCACTCGGTGTTCGTCAATAATGCGATCAAGGCGCGCATTACCAGTCGGCTGGACAAGCCGTTCTGGGGGTACCGCATCAACGAGCAAAAGCCCGAAATCGGCGACATCATTCAACGCAATCGCGAATCCGGCGTGTTCACCTATTCCTATGCCGAGAACCACGAACGCTACATCAGCCACTCGGATATCGTCGTGGAGGTCACCCCTGACGTGGTGCGGGTGCTGGGTGGCAATGTCAGCGATACGGTGACGCTGAGCGGCGATCTCCAGGAATATCAGCTCGATGCCAATGGCTACCTTGAGCCCGGCCAGCGGATCATAGCCTTGCTCAAGAACCGTGCGGGTCTTGCCTGACAGGCCGGCAACTGGCGCTGGGTGCCCGTGCGCCTCGGGCCCCAGCGTCTGTCGGCTGCTTTGCGGGTTTTCCCACAGCCTGCGATGCCCGTTACACTGGCATCCCTGCGCCCGGCCCAGGGCTGATGCGCACAGCAGAGCAACAAGAACTGACATGAACACCCATTTTGAGATAACAGCATGATCGAGGTCACCGAGGTTTCCATTGCCGAGTTGCGCGCAGCGCTCGAATCTGGCCAGACAACGGCAGTTGAGTTGGTCCAGGCCTACCTGGCCCGGATCGACGCCTACGATGGCCCAGACACTGCCACTGCCCTGAACGCAGTAGTGGTTCGCAACCCCGAGGTGCTCGAGGAAGCCCGGGCCAGTGACGAGCGTCGTGCCAAGGGCCAGACCCTGGGCCCACTCGATGGCATTCCTTACACCGCCAAGGACAGCTACCTGGTCAAGGGCCTCACCGCAGCCTCCGGCAGCCCGGCCTTCGCCAACCTGATTGCCTATCGCGATGCCTTCACCATTGAACGCCTGCGCGCCGGCGGGGCGATCTGCCTGGGCAAGACCAACATGCCGCCGATGGCCAATGGCGGCATGCAGCGCGGCGTCTACGGCCGGGCAGAGAGCCCGTACAACGCCGCCTACCTCACGGCGCCCTTTGCCTCGGGTTCATCCAATGGCGCCGGTACGGCCACGGCGGCGAGCTTTGCCGCCTTCGGCCTGGCGGAGGAGACCTGGTCGAGCGGCCGGGGCCCGGCCTCGAACAATGGCCTGTGTGCCTATACGCCTTCGCGTGGGGTGATCTCGGTGCGCGGCAACTGGCCGCTGACACCGACCATGGACGTGGTGGTGCCGTTTGCCCGCACCATGAACGACTTGCTGGAAGTCCTCGACATTGTCGTGGCCGACGACCCTGACACCCGTGGCGACTTGTGGCGCCTGCAACCCTGGGTACCGATCCCGAGCGTCGAAGCGGTGCGTCCGGCCTCTTACCTGGAGCTGGCCGTAGGCGCCGGATCGCTGGCGGGCAAGCGCCTGGGCATTGCGAAGATGTACATCAATGCCGACCCTGAGGCCGGTACCTCCGAGGCGCCGGGTATCGGTGGCCCGACCGGGCAGCGCATTCATACCCGTCCTTCGGTGATCGAGCTCTGGGAGCAGGCGCGCAAGGCGCTCGAGGCTGCCGGTGCCGAAGTGATCGAAGTGGACTTCCCGCTGGTGTCCAATTGCGAGGGTGACCGCCCGGGTGCACCGACGGTGTTCAACCGTGGCCTGGTGTCCAAGGAGTTCCTCCACCATGAACTGTGGGACCTGACCGCCTGGGCATTCGACGATTTTCTCCAGGCCAATGGCGATCCCAAACTCAACCGCCTGGTTGACGTCGACGGCCCGCAGATTTTCCCGCACGACCCGGGCACGCTGCCCAACCGTGAAGGCGACCTGGCCGCCGGCATGGACGAATACGTGAAGATGGCCGAGCGCGGCATCACCCCGTGGGACCAGATCAGCACCGTGCCCGATGGCCTGCGTGGGCTGGAGAAGACCCGCAAGATCGACCTGGAAGACTGGATGGACCGCCTGGGCCTGGATGCGGTGCTGTTCCCGACCGTTGCCGATGTGGGCCCGGCCGATGCCGATGTCAATCCGGCCTCTGCCGATATCGCCTGGAGCAACGGTGTGTGGGTGGCCAACGGCAACCTCGCCATTCGCCACCTGGGCGTGCCGACGGTCACCGTACCGATGGGGGTGATGGCGGACATCGGCATGCCGGTGGGGCTGACCTTCGCCGGGCGTGCCTATGACGATTCGAGCTTGCTGCGCTTGGCGTCGGCCTTCGAGTCGACCGGCAGCAAACGGATGATCCCGCCGCGTACCCCGGCCTTGTAGGAGCGGGCTTGCCCCGCGAGGCGGTGTGTCTGACAGGCCGCCATCGCGGGGCAAGCCCGCTCCTACAGCAAATGGACAATTGCATGAATACAGGGATGTTGGACTTTGCCTCCCAAGGCTATGCCGTTATCACCGGGCTGTTGGATGACAACGGCCTGGCCACCGCGCGGACGTTGGTTGATCGCGTGGTGAGTCAGCATCGTGCTGGCGCTGCAACCCATCTGGCGTGTGGCGTCAGCATCGCCGATGTCACCCGCCAGCACCCAGGGCGTAATCCTGATATCGACCCGCAAGCGTGGGCTCATGAGCCGTTCATCATCAGCGATCTGATAGCGCTGGATGGCGGTTTTGCCGCGTTGTTCCACACCGAATCCCTCTGGCGCTGTGCGGCAAGGCTGCTTGAGTGTGAGCCGGCCGACGTGGTTTTCCATTTCTGCAATCTGACCCGAAAACCCCGCGGTATTGGCCCGGCTGTGGGGTGGCACCGGGACGCGGGCAATCAGTATTTCGCCAGCGAAGACAACCGGACCCTGCGGCTGCTGCTGCCGCTTCAGGGCATGCGCGCGGACAACGGTGCAACGGCAGTGGTGCCGGGGTCTCATGTTGATCCAGGCGCGGCTGTCGACAATGCGCTGATTCCTGATGTCCCTGCAGGTGCAGGCCTGGCATTGCATGCGGCCGTACTGCACGGCGGCTCGCCCAATCGCAGCACGCAGGACCGGGACGTTATCGTGATTCAGTTTGGTGTGCGCGGATCGACGCTGAGTCATCAGGCCGATGAGGCGCTGGCGTTGGCGGGAACGGAGGCGTTTGCGTAGGAGCGGGCTTGCCCCGCGATGCGGTGTTTCTAATAGGCCGCCATCGCGGGGCAAGCCCGCTCCCACGGATAGCAAAATGCGCCCATCAGGGCGCATTTTGTTGTTACCGGAACTTAGAACAACTCAGTTCCAGGGACGATCACCGTTCTCGTCCTTGACGCGGGTCGGCAGGCCCATCACGTCCAGCGCCTTGAGGAACGGCTCGGCTGGCAGCTCCTCGACGTTGACCATGCGCTGTACATCCCACTCGCCACGGGCGACCAGCAGGGCAGCGGCCACCGGCGGCACACCGGCGGTGTAGGAGATGCCTTGGCTGTCGGTTTCGGCGTAGGCTTCTTCGTGGTCGGCCACGTTGTAG
It encodes:
- a CDS encoding phytanoyl-CoA dioxygenase family protein, which encodes MNTGMLDFASQGYAVITGLLDDNGLATARTLVDRVVSQHRAGAATHLACGVSIADVTRQHPGRNPDIDPQAWAHEPFIISDLIALDGGFAALFHTESLWRCAARLLECEPADVVFHFCNLTRKPRGIGPAVGWHRDAGNQYFASEDNRTLRLLLPLQGMRADNGATAVVPGSHVDPGAAVDNALIPDVPAGAGLALHAAVLHGGSPNRSTQDRDVIVIQFGVRGSTLSHQADEALALAGTEAFA
- a CDS encoding ankyrin repeat domain-containing protein — its product is MLASLTANAEGGVLESQLREAAERGNAAQVKTLLDQGASIEARDKQGRTPLLLATHGNRIEAATVLIEAGADVNAKDSIDDSPYLYAGARGLNQILQLTLNHGADLKSTNRYGGTALIPAAERGHVETVRTLIEAGVDVNHINRLHWTALMEAIVLSDGGARHVEIVALLVKAGADVNIADKDGVTPLAHARQRGYTAIEKILLAAGARA
- a CDS encoding amidase — its product is MIEVTEVSIAELRAALESGQTTAVELVQAYLARIDAYDGPDTATALNAVVVRNPEVLEEARASDERRAKGQTLGPLDGIPYTAKDSYLVKGLTAASGSPAFANLIAYRDAFTIERLRAGGAICLGKTNMPPMANGGMQRGVYGRAESPYNAAYLTAPFASGSSNGAGTATAASFAAFGLAEETWSSGRGPASNNGLCAYTPSRGVISVRGNWPLTPTMDVVVPFARTMNDLLEVLDIVVADDPDTRGDLWRLQPWVPIPSVEAVRPASYLELAVGAGSLAGKRLGIAKMYINADPEAGTSEAPGIGGPTGQRIHTRPSVIELWEQARKALEAAGAEVIEVDFPLVSNCEGDRPGAPTVFNRGLVSKEFLHHELWDLTAWAFDDFLQANGDPKLNRLVDVDGPQIFPHDPGTLPNREGDLAAGMDEYVKMAERGITPWDQISTVPDGLRGLEKTRKIDLEDWMDRLGLDAVLFPTVADVGPADADVNPASADIAWSNGVWVANGNLAIRHLGVPTVTVPMGVMADIGMPVGLTFAGRAYDDSSLLRLASAFESTGSKRMIPPRTPAL
- a CDS encoding LysR substrate-binding domain-containing protein; this translates as MNISVKPNRSLFDLDLLRAIVVVADCGSFTTAAARLHSTQSTVSQKVRRLEDMVGHRLLVRGNRDVLPTDAGQTLLGYARHMLALNDQMLEALAGATVGVTVRLGVPEDFVGGRTTNALSAFNRKYQQVKLEVTSGLCRDLSQSYDNGELDLVLLKQRRNSREGVACWPEELQWIDSASTPSIDLDPIPLVTFPPRGLYRDDMINAIESMGRRWRISFTSSSLSGIQAAVADGMGISLLPPRAATREHVVLGQQNGLPEIDSYEIVIVHRPTADPMVKELAGVLAGLLEAHEV
- a CDS encoding START domain-containing protein — encoded protein: MKPIPLCTALLVLLLCSSPHADSWHLAKDEDGIQVYLDDVAGSHYQRFRGVALIKASVLTLSDLQENLRVACKWLYGCASMRLLEVEGDSTWVYLTTDLPWPASPRDMVIRVQTERTDDGGMIRRLSAEADKAEQVPGLIRVTQLKGLWALVPKGEQLTEVTYQLEAEPAGDIPSWLANQFVIDAPMVSLRTLRAVAERQGVRD
- a CDS encoding DUF2272 domain-containing protein, whose protein sequence is MSYKEDFSNPEGWTAVDLSSRLNTTAGKAFLAFLRSRGADTVIRYYASSARPKTITAAEAKFLSKEGFAILPVYQDSSRDISHFSTQQGVDNAKSAMDFAKLVGQPKGKGSTILFAVDADYSSRQIDGPILDYFRAVKNEIGNAFAIGAYGSGAVLSKLLAEGLISVPWISMSRAFLGTEQFFYSSRWAMRQVPPDVSHEPSGVNYDRNVVRVSAKDLGAFVVDESGNGRLAWDEDLDATLGGRPLVPVAEPLSGTDRFVTTEGLRLRQTPNGIIVRDLTLGERVVDQGASTEAGWRKVSVGAEQGVVFGKYLRAPVRPEVEALLRAALDEWLRFDKGRADERTDPYYKYVRDMWAAIGEPYDGRSRYANGTEVPWSAAFISWVVRQAGPAYANFSFASGHSVFVNNAIKARITSRLDKPFWGYRINEQKPEIGDIIQRNRESGVFTYSYAENHERYISHSDIVVEVTPDVVRVLGGNVSDTVTLSGDLQEYQLDANGYLEPGQRIIALLKNRAGLA
- the tatA gene encoding twin-arginine translocase TatA/TatE family subunit; the protein is MGVFDWKHWAVLLVVVLLVFGSKRLKTLGADLGESIKGFRRSVNSDEEATPPVAVERQPRQD
- a CDS encoding bifunctional allantoicase/(S)-ureidoglycine aminohydrolase translates to MSKSSYYAPHGGHPAQTELLTDRAMFTEAYAVIPKGVMRDIVTSHLPFWDKMRMWVIARPLTGFSETFSQYIVELAPEGGSERPELDKNAEAVLFVVEGEVDITLQGKPYTLKEGGYAFIPPAADWSLRNTSGKNVTFHWIRKHYQVVEGLALPEAFVTNEKDIEPIPMPGTDGAWVTTRFVDMADMRHDMHVNIVTFQPGGVIPFAETHVMEHGLYVLEGKAVYRLNQDWVEVEAGDFMWLRAFCPQACYSGGPGPFRYLLYKDVNRHMNLVLNPQR